One window of the Dioscorea cayenensis subsp. rotundata cultivar TDr96_F1 chromosome 24, TDr96_F1_v2_PseudoChromosome.rev07_lg8_w22 25.fasta, whole genome shotgun sequence genome contains the following:
- the LOC120252797 gene encoding vegetative cell wall protein gp1-like: MAAPILAPTISTSSPMFPPFTATDPPTAAAPMLETPSPTSPPLVTATPPAAAPTLPTPTPTLPPFIPTDQPSPAPTFTKSSPTSPPLAAATHEPAAAPTLSTPTPALSPLVVTPIHPPIAASEPPVSAAPAPTLSTPTPALSPLVVTPIHPPIAASEPPVSTAPAPTLQAEVPAQAPSPSKKPSPAPAIFPTPPTTASPPDAEETISPAPNPATISDDKGCAGEMKVVLISVWGAVIVAVGLLM; the protein is encoded by the exons ATGGCCGCCCCGATCCTCGCTCCTACGATTTCCACATCATCACCGATGTTTCCACCCTTCACCGCCACCGATCCGCCCACCGCTGCCGCTCCGATGCTTGAAACTCCATCACCGACATCGCCTCCCTTAGTTACCGCAACTCCACCCGCTGCCGCTCCTACACTCCCAACACCGACACCGACATTGCCTCCCTTCATCCCCACCGATCAACCCTCTCCTGCTCCGACGTTCACAAAGTCATCACCGACATCACCTCCCTTGGCTGCTGCTACCCATGAACCCGCCGCTGCTCCTACACTCTCAACGCCGACACCGGCATTGTCTCCGCTTGTAGTCACCCCGATCCATCCCCCGATCGCGGCTTCTGAACCACCAGTCTCCGCCGCTCCTGCACCTACACTCTCAACGCCAACACCGGCATTGTCTCCGCTTGTAGTCACCCCGATCCATCCCCCGATCGCGGCTTCTGAGCCACCAGTCTCCACCGCTCCTGCTCCGACTCTTCAAGCCGAGGTCCCCGCTCAGGCACCGTCACCGAGTAAGAAGCCGAGTCCGGCTCCGGCGATTTTCCCCACTCCTCCGACCACTGCCTCGCCGCCGGACGCCGAGGAAACCATCTCTCCCGCTCCCAACCCGGCCACCATCTCCGACGACAAG GGATGTGCGGGGGAGATGAAGGTAGTGCTGATCTCGGTGTGGGGAGCTGTAATCGTGGCCGTTGGATTACTCATGTAG
- the LOC120252849 gene encoding probable protein phosphatase 2C 78 yields MALRACLRPLERCFMGRRGGGGGGGDGLLWHTDLKPHACGDFSIAVVQANHALEDQGQVVASPSATYVGVYDGHGGPDASRFVRSRLFPHLHQFASEQGGLSADVIKKAFHATEEEFLHLVKRSWLSRPQIASAGSCCLVGAIADGVLYVANLGDSRAVLGSRGPDGRSVVAERLSNDHNVALEEVRRELKQLHPDDSHIVVHNRGVWRIKGIIQVSRSIGDIYLKKPELSRDPLFQQFVSPVPLKRPVMTSEPSIRVRNLRPQDLFLIFASDGLWEQLSDEAVVDIVFKNPRAGIAKRLVRAALDEAAKKREMRYNDLKRIEKGIRRHFHDDITVIVIYLDHHRQGLSTKLKRDAIDYTNAPIDIFTHNSDRTEQPLWPSI; encoded by the exons ATGGCTTTGAGGGCATGCTTGAGACCTCTGGAGAGGTGTTTTATGGGGCGGCgtggtggtggaggtggaggaggagatggGCTTCTTTGGCACACTGATCTTAAGCCTCACGCCTGTGGGGACTTCTCCATCGCCGTCGTGCAGGCCAATCATGCGCTTGAAGACCAGGGCCAGGTCGTGGCCTCGCCTTCGGCTACCTATGTTGGCGTTTATGATGGTCATGGTGGCCCTGACGCCTCTCGCTTTGTTAGATCTCGGCTTTTCCCTCATCTCCACC AGTTTGCATCAGAGCAAGGAGGCTTGTCGGCTGATGTTATAAAGAAGGCATTCCATGCAACAGAGGAGGAGTTCCTGCACTTGGTGAAACGGTCATGGCTGTCTCGACCTCAAATTGCATCAGCGGGTTCATGCTGTCTTGTGGGGGCAATTGCGGATGGTGTACTCTATGTAGCAAACCTTGGTGACTCCCGGGCAGTTCTTGGCAGCCGGGGACCAGACGGTAGGTCAGTTGTTGCAGAGCGGTTGTCCAATGACCACAATGTTGCATTAGAGGAGGTTCGGCGAGAGCTTAAACAACTTCATCCGGATGATTCTCATATTGTTGTGCATAACAGGGGGGTCTGGAGAATTAAAGGGATCATCCAG GTATCAAGATCTATTGGAGATATCTACTTGAAGAAGCCGGAATTGAGTAGGGATCCATTATTCCAACAATTCGTCTCTCCGGTTCCACTAAAAAGGCCCGTCATGACGTCCGAGCCATCGATCCGGGTTCGCAACCTCAGACCACAAGACTTGTTTCTCATTTTTGCATCTGATGGACTGTGGGAACAACTAAGCGACGAAGCTGTTGTTGATATAGTCTTTAAAAATCCAAGAGCA GGAATTGCAAAGAGATTGGTACGCGCCGCATTGGATGAAGCTgcgaagaagagagaaatgagGTACAATGATTTAAAAAGGATTGAAAAGGGAATACGGCGGCATTTCCACGATGATATCACTGTCATTGTTATCTACCTTGATCATCACCGCCAAGGATTGAGCACGAAACTAAAACGTGATGCCATTGATTACACCAATGCGCCGATTGATATTTTCACTCATAATTCCGACCGGACCGAGCAACCTCTCTGGCCCAGTATCTGA